A DNA window from Allokutzneria albata contains the following coding sequences:
- a CDS encoding ABC transporter permease, whose translation MAVQILRRALIFVVSALVASVAVFGLLAVLPGDPAQVALGVSATPELLAKTRQEFGIDRPLATQYFEWIGGVLSGDFGNSYVTREPIGPQLIDRLGVTMWLVGAGMLVALLIALPAGVFAAVRHRRASGSVISGLSQLGVAVPGFVAAIILVQVFAVQLRWLPAGGWTPPIVDPLDFLSGLLLPALSLGLVQGAVLTRYVRSSVIDVLREDYLRTARAKGLTPYRALLRHGLRNASVPVVTVLGLQLATLLIGAVVIERVFVIPGLGSMLLDAVSNRDLLTVQGIVLVLVLAVLLVNFVVDVLYTVLNPRLRQAS comes from the coding sequence ATGGCCGTGCAGATCCTGCGCCGCGCGCTGATCTTCGTGGTGAGCGCGCTGGTCGCCTCCGTCGCCGTCTTCGGGTTGCTGGCCGTGCTGCCCGGCGACCCGGCCCAGGTCGCGCTCGGCGTGAGCGCCACCCCGGAGCTGCTGGCCAAGACCCGGCAGGAGTTCGGCATCGACCGGCCGCTGGCCACGCAGTACTTCGAGTGGATCGGCGGAGTGCTCTCCGGCGACTTCGGCAACTCCTACGTCACGCGGGAACCCATCGGGCCGCAGCTGATCGACCGCCTCGGCGTGACGATGTGGCTGGTGGGCGCGGGAATGCTGGTCGCGCTGCTGATCGCGTTGCCCGCGGGGGTGTTCGCCGCGGTCCGGCACCGCCGCGCCAGCGGCTCGGTGATCTCCGGGTTGAGCCAGCTCGGCGTCGCGGTGCCCGGCTTCGTCGCCGCGATCATCCTGGTGCAGGTGTTCGCGGTGCAGCTGCGCTGGTTGCCCGCCGGTGGCTGGACACCGCCGATCGTCGATCCGCTGGACTTCCTCAGCGGACTGTTGCTTCCCGCGCTGTCGCTCGGCCTGGTCCAAGGCGCGGTGCTCACCCGGTACGTCAGGTCCTCGGTGATCGACGTGCTCCGCGAGGACTACCTGAGAACGGCGCGCGCCAAGGGTTTGACGCCGTACCGGGCGCTGTTGCGGCACGGCCTGCGCAACGCGTCGGTGCCGGTGGTGACCGTCCTGGGCCTGCAACTGGCGACACTGCTGATCGGCGCGGTGGTGATCGAGCGGGTCTTCGTGATCCCGGGCCTCGGCAGCATGCTGCTCGACGCGGTCAGCAACCGGGATCTGTTGACAGTGCAGGGAATCGTGCTCGTGCTCGTACTGGCGGTGCTGCTGGTGAACTTCGTCGTGGACGTGCTCTACACAGTTCTGAACCCGCGTTTGAGGCAGGCGTCATGA